The Virgibacillus sp. MSP4-1 genome has a segment encoding these proteins:
- the acsA gene encoding acetate--CoA ligase, producing MNMNPIPAREGNHNLQDYEKVYNNFDWSEMKRYFSWSSTGKVNMAYEAVDRHAENPDKKDQAALLYSAPDREESLTFDELRKKSNQFANVLKKHQVEKGDRVFLFMPRSPEFYMSFLGILKVGAIAGPLFEAFMEQAVHDRLEDSEAKMLITTPELLGRVPQDQLPHLKQIVLVGGMEEGSQYISFEEEMKNASESFDIEWVDLEDGMVIHYTSGSTGKPKGVYHVHNAMIQHLATGQWVLDLKEDDVYWCTADPGWVTGTSYGVFAPWLNGVTNVVRGGRFSPEDWYGTIEKYKVTVWYSAPTAFRKFLSAGSEVANKFDLSSLRHILSVGEPLNPEVIHWGIDAFNKRIHDNWWMTETGAQLISNYPVMDIKPGSMGKPIPGVEAAIIDNEGNKLPPNQMGNLAIKKGWPSMMRQIWKRPEKYESYFIGDWYVSGDSAYMDEDGYFWFQGRLDDVINTSGERVGPFEVESKLIEHPAVAEAGVIGKPDPERGEIIKAFVTLREGHQESDDLLEDIRKFVKTGLSAHAAPREIEIRDTIPKTRSGKIMRRLLKSWELGLPTGDTSTLEE from the coding sequence ATGAATATGAATCCAATACCTGCCAGAGAAGGAAATCATAATTTACAGGATTATGAGAAGGTGTATAACAACTTTGACTGGAGCGAAATGAAGAGATATTTTTCATGGAGTTCAACCGGAAAAGTTAATATGGCCTATGAAGCCGTTGACCGTCATGCGGAAAATCCTGATAAAAAGGATCAGGCAGCTTTATTATATTCTGCACCTGATCGTGAAGAATCCTTAACCTTTGATGAGTTGAGGAAAAAGAGTAATCAATTCGCAAATGTTTTAAAGAAACATCAGGTTGAAAAAGGGGATCGTGTATTTCTTTTCATGCCGAGAAGCCCTGAGTTCTATATGAGTTTCTTAGGTATTTTAAAGGTTGGTGCCATCGCCGGCCCTTTATTTGAAGCATTTATGGAACAGGCTGTGCATGACCGCCTGGAGGATAGTGAAGCAAAGATGTTAATAACAACTCCTGAGTTACTGGGCCGTGTTCCACAGGATCAACTTCCTCATCTAAAACAGATTGTGTTAGTAGGTGGCATGGAGGAAGGAAGTCAGTATATCAGCTTTGAAGAGGAAATGAAGAATGCCTCTGAATCCTTTGATATTGAATGGGTTGATTTGGAAGATGGAATGGTTATTCACTATACATCAGGGTCTACAGGTAAACCAAAAGGTGTCTACCATGTGCATAATGCAATGATTCAGCACCTGGCCACAGGACAATGGGTACTGGATTTAAAAGAGGATGATGTCTATTGGTGCACAGCTGATCCAGGCTGGGTAACCGGAACAAGCTACGGAGTATTTGCCCCGTGGTTAAATGGAGTAACTAATGTTGTGCGTGGGGGACGATTCAGCCCGGAAGACTGGTATGGAACGATTGAAAAATATAAAGTCACTGTATGGTATTCCGCTCCAACAGCATTCCGTAAATTCCTTAGTGCCGGCAGTGAAGTGGCAAATAAGTTTGATTTATCATCGTTACGTCATATCCTGAGTGTGGGTGAACCACTGAATCCTGAAGTGATCCATTGGGGAATAGATGCCTTTAATAAGCGGATTCATGATAACTGGTGGATGACTGAAACAGGAGCCCAATTAATTAGTAATTATCCTGTTATGGATATTAAGCCGGGCTCTATGGGTAAGCCGATTCCAGGTGTTGAGGCTGCCATTATTGACAATGAAGGTAATAAACTGCCGCCTAACCAGATGGGGAACCTGGCGATTAAAAAGGGATGGCCGTCGATGATGCGTCAGATCTGGAAGCGTCCTGAAAAATATGAAAGCTACTTTATTGGTGACTGGTATGTCTCCGGTGACAGTGCTTATATGGATGAAGATGGCTACTTCTGGTTCCAGGGACGTCTGGATGATGTCATTAATACATCCGGTGAGCGTGTCGGACCATTTGAAGTGGAAAGTAAACTAATCGAGCATCCTGCTGTTGCCGAGGCCGGTGTTATTGGTAAGCCGGATCCGGAGCGTGGTGAAATTATTAAAGCATTTGTAACACTGCGTGAGGGTCATCAGGAGTCCGATGATTTACTTGAGGATATTCGGAAATTTGTTAAAACCGGTTTAAGTGCCCATGCTGCTCCAAGAGAAATTGAAATCCGGGATACCATTCCGAAGACTCGAAGCGGCAAAATTATGCGTCGCCTGTTAAAGTCCTGGGAGCTTGGGCTACCTACAGGAGATACATCAACCTTAGAGGAATAA
- a CDS encoding Ger(x)C family spore germination protein, with protein MKNFCGLIGLLVFVMFLLTGCGFKDIDKRAFVVGIGIDKTEQNEEGYEVTLKVAFPSSGSEELGDQFELLSSKGSTIAEAIQLIKAKVSNELDFGHMKVIVLGEKVLSKDIGKTMDWFTRRRDIQQIALITIGKPDAKAILSIEPKGERLPSNKLFMFFDETGTESPYVTTKFLYNLRRDLEERGIDGFLPIVQAEEDNFSITTMSVFKQGVHPLHLTKKETKLFNMLKKGYDKESIKVNAKDEFFMLAVDALNTEYQIKQKQTKKMSIEVTVDISGVIEESKVELKEGKLDKYNKLTEKVLTKDIHKLLAKFQETKMDPIGFGLRYRATRSGTENEKWKAWKSLYPDASINVQVHADITGTGIIE; from the coding sequence ATGAAGAACTTCTGCGGGCTTATTGGTTTACTTGTTTTTGTGATGTTTCTTTTAACAGGCTGCGGTTTCAAAGATATTGATAAGCGTGCATTTGTGGTCGGAATTGGTATAGATAAAACGGAACAGAATGAGGAGGGCTATGAAGTTACTTTAAAGGTGGCATTTCCCAGTTCTGGATCAGAAGAATTAGGGGACCAATTTGAGCTATTAAGTTCAAAAGGAAGTACGATTGCCGAGGCGATACAATTGATTAAAGCCAAGGTGAGTAACGAGCTGGACTTTGGTCACATGAAAGTTATTGTGCTGGGGGAAAAGGTGTTAAGTAAGGATATCGGCAAAACAATGGATTGGTTTACCAGAAGACGGGATATTCAGCAGATTGCACTTATCACCATCGGAAAGCCGGATGCAAAAGCAATCTTAAGTATCGAACCAAAAGGAGAACGTTTGCCTTCCAATAAGCTGTTTATGTTTTTTGACGAAACCGGGACTGAATCTCCCTATGTCACTACGAAGTTTCTCTATAACCTGCGCCGCGATCTGGAGGAAAGAGGAATCGATGGCTTTCTCCCAATTGTACAGGCAGAGGAGGATAACTTTTCGATAACCACAATGTCCGTTTTTAAGCAGGGTGTTCATCCTCTTCATCTGACTAAAAAAGAGACGAAGCTGTTTAATATGCTGAAAAAGGGTTATGACAAGGAAAGTATAAAGGTGAATGCCAAGGATGAATTTTTTATGCTGGCTGTTGATGCTCTCAATACGGAATACCAAATTAAACAAAAGCAAACCAAAAAGATGTCCATAGAGGTTACCGTAGATATATCTGGTGTGATTGAGGAGAGTAAAGTTGAACTTAAGGAAGGGAAACTGGATAAGTATAATAAGCTTACAGAAAAAGTATTGACAAAGGATATCCACAAGTTGCTGGCAAAATTTCAGGAAACGAAAATGGATCCAATTGGGTTTGGTTTAAGGTATCGTGCCACTCGTTCCGGCACAGAAAATGAAAAATGGAAGGCATGGAAGTCGTTATACCCAGACGCAAGCATCAACGTTCAGGTTCATGCTGATATTACAGGAACAGGAATTATTGAATAA
- a CDS encoding purine/pyrimidine permease, whose product MNSVKNIQNSTLETLQWFIFLLASSIALPIVIGSVYDMSLYEVSGLMQRTFFVVGIACFLQGLIGHRLPIVDGPAGIWISTFTVYAATAVESGRSLGETLQVLQTAMILTGLFLVIFGLFHLSQKMLSIFTPLVTGSFLFMLTIQLSGTFLQGMMGIGEKGSTAQLDATLISFFVFFFVLLFSILGKGPLKNYAILIGIGLGWAIYAIVHGQTSANSSLPVIQIPEVFAWGLPVWDISMIPIAFITAIILLSNIVASLGAANQTMKGKSSFTPEEMNKGSYTLGINQGLSALFSSVAVVTLASSSGFMELTGQRRKRPFMYASILLMLIAFFPPIVAFLSKIPSPVANAALLATFVQLMGIGLWNIVSERLDQRKLTILGITFLTGIGLMFIPASAFVGLPGFAQNLVSNGLLMGTVMIILLEQFWKDK is encoded by the coding sequence ATGAATTCAGTAAAAAACATACAAAACTCTACACTTGAAACCTTGCAATGGTTTATTTTTTTGTTAGCAAGCTCTATTGCACTGCCTATAGTAATAGGGTCAGTCTATGATATGTCCCTGTACGAGGTGTCCGGTTTAATGCAACGGACATTTTTTGTGGTCGGGATTGCCTGTTTTCTTCAGGGATTGATTGGTCATCGATTACCAATTGTGGACGGACCGGCAGGAATATGGATCAGCACATTTACCGTTTATGCCGCTACTGCGGTTGAAAGTGGCAGAAGTTTAGGAGAGACGCTGCAGGTCCTTCAGACAGCTATGATTTTAACGGGTCTCTTTTTGGTGATTTTTGGCCTGTTTCATTTATCGCAAAAAATGCTGTCTATTTTCACACCACTTGTTACAGGATCCTTCTTATTTATGTTAACCATTCAGTTAAGCGGAACCTTTTTACAGGGAATGATGGGGATAGGTGAAAAGGGCTCCACAGCTCAATTGGATGCTACCCTTATTTCCTTTTTCGTGTTTTTCTTTGTTTTGTTATTTTCCATTCTTGGAAAGGGTCCCTTAAAGAACTATGCCATTTTAATTGGTATCGGTCTAGGGTGGGCGATTTATGCCATTGTTCATGGACAGACCTCTGCAAATTCATCGTTACCTGTTATTCAAATTCCGGAAGTTTTCGCCTGGGGCTTACCGGTTTGGGATATAAGTATGATTCCTATTGCCTTTATTACAGCAATCATTCTGTTATCTAATATTGTTGCCTCGCTGGGGGCCGCCAATCAGACGATGAAGGGAAAAAGTTCTTTTACACCAGAGGAGATGAATAAAGGGAGCTATACGCTGGGAATTAATCAGGGATTGTCTGCTTTATTTTCCAGTGTAGCTGTTGTAACACTGGCATCTTCGTCAGGATTTATGGAACTAACCGGCCAAAGAAGAAAACGTCCATTTATGTATGCGTCCATTTTACTCATGCTTATCGCGTTCTTCCCGCCCATTGTTGCCTTTTTATCCAAAATCCCCTCCCCTGTTGCCAATGCTGCATTATTGGCTACTTTTGTTCAACTTATGGGAATTGGACTGTGGAATATCGTGAGTGAGAGGCTGGACCAGAGAAAGCTCACCATTTTAGGAATTACTTTTTTAACCGGAATCGGACTCATGTTTATTCCGGCCAGTGCTTTTGTTGGGCTACCGGGATTTGCACAAAATCTGGTCAGTAATGGATTGCTGATGGGAACGGTTATGATTATTTTATTGGAACAGTTTTGGAAGGATAAATAA
- a CDS encoding deoxynucleoside kinase has product MTTGNHRVNIPNDSVITIAGTVGVGKSTMTNALANALNFKTSFEKVDANPYLDKFYDDFERWSFHLQIYFLAERFKEQKKIFEYGGGFVQDRSIYEDTGIFAKMHYEKGTMSETDYQTYKSLFDSMVMTPYFPHPDLLIYLEGSFDHILDRIQKRGRPMEQQTPVDYWKEMYDRYQAWINDFNACPVMRINIADYDIINDQTSIEPILERIGHFIQHSRKYTGSGACHHPNFVE; this is encoded by the coding sequence ATGACGACCGGAAATCATCGTGTAAATATCCCTAACGACTCAGTCATCACCATAGCAGGAACGGTAGGGGTCGGAAAGTCAACGATGACAAATGCACTAGCTAATGCTTTAAACTTTAAAACGTCCTTTGAAAAGGTCGATGCCAATCCCTATTTGGATAAGTTTTATGATGACTTTGAACGCTGGAGCTTTCACTTACAAATTTACTTCTTAGCCGAGCGCTTTAAGGAGCAAAAAAAGATTTTTGAATATGGCGGCGGATTTGTTCAGGACCGCTCCATTTATGAAGATACCGGAATTTTTGCCAAGATGCATTACGAAAAAGGTACGATGTCGGAAACAGACTATCAGACCTATAAAAGTTTATTTGATTCTATGGTGATGACCCCATACTTTCCTCACCCGGATCTGCTCATTTATTTAGAGGGATCCTTTGATCATATTTTAGATCGGATTCAAAAGCGTGGTCGTCCTATGGAACAGCAGACCCCTGTAGATTATTGGAAGGAAATGTACGACCGTTATCAGGCCTGGATTAACGACTTCAATGCCTGTCCGGTCATGCGAATAAACATTGCAGATTACGATATTATTAATGACCAAACGTCCATTGAGCCGATTTTGGAACGCATCGGACATTTTATCCAGCATTCCCGTAAATACACTGGTAGTGGTGCCTGTCACCACCCGAATTTTGTCGAATAA
- a CDS encoding HAD family hydrolase yields MIKLIVSDLDGTLLSYHKGLLERDKEAILHAVGKGTEFSVASGRMDVEIKEVMGMIGATGHRISQNGSFVYSKDEERIYGHVFSKNDVLDLYQFLISTDAPLTIFSENQGFVNDASRIKSVYMSRLFFPIELDTNLINSIQKGLEVSKISVNSHQTEWLKQIQAKIEGQFSSIADSFISDPECLDIMPKAINKGKGVKAIMDAYHLQPEEIMCIGDSYNDISMFQLTPHSYVMSQADEEVKGYAAHEVNYVYEALEALHK; encoded by the coding sequence ATGATCAAACTAATTGTCAGTGATTTAGATGGGACACTGCTAAGCTATCATAAAGGACTTCTCGAACGGGATAAGGAAGCCATTCTGCATGCTGTCGGCAAGGGTACTGAATTCAGTGTTGCCAGTGGACGGATGGATGTGGAAATAAAAGAGGTGATGGGAATGATTGGTGCAACCGGTCACCGCATCAGTCAAAATGGTTCTTTTGTCTACTCAAAGGATGAGGAACGGATATACGGCCATGTGTTTTCCAAGAACGATGTGTTAGACCTTTATCAATTTTTAATTTCCACAGATGCTCCTTTAACAATTTTTTCTGAGAATCAGGGATTTGTAAATGATGCATCCCGGATAAAATCTGTATATATGAGCCGCTTATTTTTCCCGATTGAACTGGACACAAACCTTATAAACAGTATTCAAAAAGGCTTAGAGGTTTCAAAAATATCGGTGAACAGTCACCAGACAGAATGGTTAAAACAAATTCAGGCAAAGATTGAAGGACAATTTTCATCCATTGCAGATTCGTTTATTTCCGATCCGGAATGTCTGGATATTATGCCAAAAGCGATTAATAAGGGAAAAGGTGTAAAGGCGATTATGGATGCTTATCACTTACAACCTGAGGAAATTATGTGTATTGGAGACTCCTATAACGACATTTCCATGTTTCAATTAACACCTCATAGTTATGTGATGAGTCAGGCTGATGAAGAAGTGAAAGGCTATGCTGCACATGAGGTCAATTATGTATATGAAGCATTGGAAGCACTGCACAAGTAA
- the proC gene encoding pyrroline-5-carboxylate reductase yields the protein MVNKIAFVGAGAMAESILSGILNKQVVRPEQVCVTNKEDQERLKHMKSTYGVKTLSEKREVVADADMVILAMKPKDVTDAIESVREFVSEDQMVVSVLAGISTSYIESELGKKISVIRAMPNTSASIGFSATAIAAGTYANAAQMDMVQELFQTIGTTTVVDEDDLHVVTGLSGSGPAYIYYLVEAMEAAAKESGLKEDISKELIVQTLVGAAEMLKNTESSPEELRQNITSPGGTTQAGLETLKKYKYQEALMECVKNAKERSIELGRPYQRV from the coding sequence ATGGTTAATAAAATTGCATTTGTAGGTGCAGGTGCCATGGCCGAGTCGATACTATCAGGAATTCTGAATAAGCAGGTCGTCCGTCCGGAGCAGGTTTGTGTGACCAATAAGGAGGATCAGGAACGCTTAAAACATATGAAATCGACCTATGGGGTAAAAACTTTAAGCGAAAAGCGGGAAGTTGTGGCAGATGCGGATATGGTCATCCTTGCTATGAAACCAAAGGATGTTACGGATGCCATTGAATCGGTAAGGGAGTTTGTTTCAGAGGATCAGATGGTTGTATCTGTATTAGCCGGAATTTCAACTTCGTATATAGAATCAGAATTAGGAAAAAAGATTTCGGTCATTCGTGCCATGCCGAACACTTCAGCGTCTATTGGTTTTTCTGCGACAGCTATTGCTGCCGGAACCTATGCAAATGCTGCTCAAATGGATATGGTCCAGGAGCTGTTTCAGACGATAGGTACGACGACGGTTGTAGATGAGGATGACCTGCATGTGGTTACAGGTTTATCCGGAAGTGGTCCGGCGTACATTTATTATTTAGTAGAGGCGATGGAAGCAGCCGCGAAGGAATCAGGCCTGAAAGAGGATATTTCAAAGGAGCTAATTGTCCAAACTCTAGTAGGAGCAGCTGAAATGCTGAAAAATACGGAATCAAGTCCTGAAGAGCTTCGTCAAAATATCACCAGCCCAGGTGGAACCACGCAGGCAGGACTCGAAACCCTGAAAAAATACAAATATCAGGAAGCCCTGATGGAATGTGTAAAAAATGCAAAAGAGCGTTCGATAGAGCTGGGAAGACCTTATCAGCGGGTTTAG
- a CDS encoding GerAB/ArcD/ProY family transporter yields the protein MSRYYYYLVILNMLANVVALVPRILIEERVNGVVTSLMIAILITLVYCLIYTNAMLKFPGQGQPEIIKKYTPKWFASGYLFFIGILYFLGTWFVLLSFIDITKRFINPEMPALYISVLFLFIICLGALMKTEKTLYALEIILIISLPLIVAIFLKAFLNEHMSWDAIRIVFTHTIDSPSITSIGAGAYSMLGFYYISIYNRVLKNRVEGMGVWRMVLIGIAGTINIFTSLLIPIGMNGIDGAENYIYPWFSTADALRMEFGFVERVLYIFLLLYIGISMISATITCHIAMEHMRSVLPEIKWQDVKIVPVMMALLFSLATILGYFFLSQVQVYELAKMFFSLLLFAGAFSCAVLFYAVRRSKQK from the coding sequence GTGAGTCGCTACTATTACTATTTAGTGATTTTGAATATGCTTGCGAATGTTGTTGCTCTTGTGCCCAGGATTTTAATTGAAGAGCGGGTCAATGGTGTGGTGACCTCTTTAATGATTGCTATTCTCATTACCCTGGTTTATTGTCTTATTTATACAAATGCCATGCTTAAATTCCCTGGCCAGGGGCAGCCTGAAATCATTAAAAAATATACACCTAAATGGTTTGCATCCGGTTATTTATTTTTTATTGGAATTTTGTATTTCCTCGGAACCTGGTTTGTGCTTTTGTCCTTTATTGATATTACCAAGCGGTTTATTAATCCCGAAATGCCTGCGTTATATATATCGGTTCTCTTTTTATTTATTATTTGCCTGGGGGCTCTGATGAAGACGGAAAAAACCTTATATGCACTTGAAATTATCCTGATTATTAGTCTCCCACTCATTGTGGCTATTTTTTTAAAAGCTTTTTTGAATGAACACATGAGCTGGGATGCTATCCGAATTGTTTTTACACATACGATTGATTCCCCCTCCATTACCAGCATTGGAGCGGGTGCTTATTCAATGCTGGGCTTTTATTATATATCTATTTATAATCGTGTGCTGAAAAATAGAGTAGAGGGGATGGGAGTTTGGCGAATGGTGCTAATTGGAATTGCCGGGACCATTAACATTTTCACCTCCCTCTTGATTCCAATCGGTATGAATGGCATTGATGGGGCGGAGAATTATATTTATCCCTGGTTTTCAACGGCTGATGCCTTACGAATGGAATTTGGCTTTGTTGAAAGAGTCCTCTATATTTTTCTTTTACTTTATATAGGCATTTCCATGATAAGTGCAACCATTACCTGTCATATTGCGATGGAGCATATGAGAAGTGTCCTTCCGGAGATAAAATGGCAGGATGTAAAAATTGTACCGGTCATGATGGCTCTCCTTTTTTCGCTGGCTACCATTCTGGGATACTTTTTTCTTAGTCAGGTGCAGGTTTATGAACTGGCAAAAATGTTTTTTTCTTTATTATTGTTTGCGGGCGCATTTTCGTGTGCGGTTCTGTTCTATGCAGTGAGGAGGTCTAAGCAGAAATGA
- the serS gene encoding serine--tRNA ligase, whose protein sequence is MLDLKYLRDHYDEVKEKLAHRGEDLTDLDKFGEWDAKRREFIRESEELKAKRNDVSKQISELKKEKKDAEPMIKEMREVGSKIKELDQELKDVEEKLETLLMSIPNIPHESVPIGEDEDDNVEIRTWGDVPQFGFEAKPHWDLAVDLNMIDFERAAKITGSRFAFYKGLGARLERALINFMMNLHVDEHGYLEAMPPYMVNRDSLSGTGQLPKFEEDLFKIADWDGYYLIPTAEVPVTNYHRDEILSEEDLPKKFAAYSANFRSEAGSAGRDTRGLIRQHQFNKIELVHLAKPEESYEVLEELTGHAEKVLQLLKLPYRVMNMCTGDLGFTAAKKYDIEVWMPSSDTYREISSCSNFEDFQARRAKIRFRRGQKGKPEFVHTLNGSGLAVGRTVAAIIENYQQEDGSILIPEPLRPYMGNREYIKAE, encoded by the coding sequence ATGTTAGATTTAAAATATTTACGAGATCATTATGATGAAGTAAAAGAAAAACTTGCTCATCGCGGAGAGGATTTAACCGATCTGGATAAATTCGGTGAATGGGATGCAAAGCGCAGAGAGTTCATTCGTGAGAGTGAAGAACTAAAGGCTAAGCGAAATGACGTTTCCAAACAGATTTCTGAACTGAAGAAAGAGAAAAAAGACGCAGAACCGATGATTAAGGAAATGCGGGAAGTGGGAAGTAAAATTAAAGAGCTGGATCAGGAACTGAAAGATGTGGAAGAAAAACTGGAAACTTTGCTAATGTCGATACCAAATATTCCTCATGAGAGTGTACCCATCGGTGAGGATGAGGATGACAATGTTGAGATTCGTACCTGGGGTGATGTTCCGCAATTCGGGTTTGAAGCAAAACCGCATTGGGATCTGGCTGTTGATTTAAATATGATCGATTTTGAGCGGGCAGCAAAGATTACAGGCAGCCGTTTTGCCTTTTATAAAGGATTAGGAGCCAGACTGGAGCGTGCGTTAATAAACTTTATGATGAACCTCCATGTGGATGAGCATGGCTACTTGGAAGCTATGCCCCCATATATGGTCAATCGGGACAGTTTATCAGGAACAGGACAGCTGCCAAAATTTGAAGAGGATTTATTTAAAATAGCTGATTGGGATGGTTATTACTTAATACCGACAGCAGAAGTGCCTGTTACGAATTATCACCGGGATGAAATCTTAAGTGAAGAGGACCTGCCAAAGAAGTTTGCCGCTTATAGTGCCAATTTCCGTTCAGAAGCAGGATCAGCTGGTCGTGATACCAGAGGGTTAATCCGTCAGCATCAATTTAATAAAATTGAGCTGGTTCATCTTGCTAAACCAGAAGAATCCTATGAGGTGCTGGAGGAATTAACCGGGCATGCAGAGAAGGTTCTTCAGTTATTAAAGCTTCCATACCGCGTGATGAACATGTGTACCGGTGACTTAGGTTTCACAGCAGCGAAAAAGTACGACATTGAAGTATGGATGCCAAGTTCTGATACGTACCGTGAAATTTCTTCCTGCTCCAATTTTGAAGATTTTCAGGCCCGTCGTGCTAAAATTCGCTTCCGCCGTGGACAAAAAGGCAAGCCGGAATTTGTTCATACATTGAACGGGTCCGGATTGGCAGTTGGCCGTACAGTGGCAGCCATTATCGAGAATTACCAGCAGGAGGATGGTTCCATCTTAATCCCTGAGCCATTACGTCCTTATATGGGGAACCGTGAATATATTAAAGCGGAGTAA
- a CDS encoding spore germination protein translates to MFSFNKSEVDRVKPVLEKEFKGTEDAQFRTLSLENDQEIELVYIQTVIDNANIHEQFFKPFFEINDVKRYESYLKSLPNFKEFKDEQDTVKEMLHGSVVIFIKGQVYIVGFIHQENSQVLDASVETTILGPQKALSENIYTNLNLIRHRYHKKSLRVEKAPEIGSKSNIQVCILYDEKEAEPQIVEQVKKRLDQANRPIVQSAGELHRALTNRKRRMFPTLLVTERPDRMAYNLSRGKVIIMIEGIPFVLIGPTVFYDFMSSMEDFYQPYWVSKFLIILRYVGLFISLFLPSAYVGIISYNPEVLRVQLAFSIAGSRMPVPYPSYLEVLFMLIMMEMLVEASIRLPKTIGPTATTVGGLILGQAATDAGLVSNIMIIIVAAVAISNFIIPINEMSFAMRVMKYLLLLVTTLSGLIGLVLGTVGLIYYLVYLDSFGQPYLKLFTTRQKQHI, encoded by the coding sequence ATGTTTTCGTTTAATAAAAGCGAGGTGGACCGGGTTAAGCCGGTCCTTGAAAAGGAGTTTAAAGGAACGGAGGATGCTCAGTTCCGAACGTTGTCACTGGAAAATGACCAGGAGATTGAACTGGTGTACATTCAGACGGTGATTGACAATGCCAACATTCATGAACAGTTTTTTAAGCCCTTTTTTGAAATCAATGATGTAAAGAGATATGAGTCCTATCTAAAATCTCTGCCGAATTTCAAGGAATTTAAAGATGAACAGGACACGGTTAAAGAAATGCTGCATGGCTCAGTCGTGATTTTTATTAAGGGTCAAGTATATATCGTCGGATTCATTCATCAGGAAAACTCACAGGTGCTGGATGCGAGTGTGGAAACGACGATTTTAGGACCGCAGAAGGCCTTAAGTGAGAATATCTATACCAATCTTAATCTTATTCGACACCGCTACCATAAAAAAAGCCTGAGGGTTGAAAAGGCACCTGAAATTGGCAGTAAGTCGAATATTCAGGTTTGTATCCTTTATGACGAAAAAGAGGCAGAGCCCCAAATAGTGGAGCAGGTAAAGAAAAGATTGGATCAGGCGAACCGTCCGATTGTTCAGTCTGCAGGAGAATTGCACAGAGCACTCACAAATAGGAAAAGACGTATGTTTCCTACCTTACTCGTAACGGAGAGGCCTGATCGAATGGCTTATAATTTATCGCGGGGAAAAGTCATTATTATGATTGAAGGAATCCCATTTGTTTTAATTGGTCCCACAGTCTTTTATGATTTTATGAGTTCAATGGAGGATTTTTACCAACCTTATTGGGTGTCTAAATTTCTCATTATATTGCGATATGTCGGTTTATTTATCAGTCTCTTTCTTCCTTCAGCATATGTAGGCATCATTTCGTATAATCCGGAAGTACTGCGGGTTCAACTTGCATTTTCCATCGCAGGCAGTCGAATGCCGGTTCCGTACCCTTCGTACCTTGAAGTGTTATTTATGTTAATTATGATGGAAATGCTTGTAGAGGCATCCATTCGTCTTCCTAAAACGATTGGCCCTACCGCTACCACGGTTGGTGGTTTAATTTTAGGACAGGCAGCAACCGATGCCGGACTGGTTTCAAACATTATGATTATTATTGTGGCTGCGGTGGCTATATCCAATTTCATTATTCCGATAAATGAAATGAGCTTCGCGATGAGGGTAATGAAATACCTGTTGTTACTGGTTACGACTCTATCGGGATTAATTGGACTTGTGCTGGGAACGGTTGGTCTTATTTATTATCTTGTTTATTTAGACAGCTTCGGACAGCCCTATTTAAAACTGTTTACGACTCGTCAAAAGCAACATATATAG
- a CDS encoding deoxynucleoside kinase, with the protein MGQIPFIAVEGPIGVGKTSLAKKINAHFQFHLLKEIVEENPFLGKFYDNIEEWSFQTEMFFLCNRYKQLEDIDRKYLKQGKPVVSDYHISKNMIFAKRTLKDHQYDKYNQIFHILTNDMPRPNIMIYLHASLDTLLERIRKRGRSLEQNIQASYLEQLSHDYEVFMNQFETENPEIPVIRFNGDELDFVNRQEDLEYVLKKVEKSLKEGEAVL; encoded by the coding sequence ATGGGACAAATACCTTTTATTGCTGTTGAAGGTCCAATCGGAGTCGGGAAAACCTCATTGGCAAAAAAGATCAATGCCCATTTTCAATTTCACTTATTAAAGGAAATTGTAGAGGAAAATCCATTTCTCGGAAAATTTTACGATAACATTGAGGAGTGGAGCTTTCAAACCGAGATGTTCTTCCTGTGCAACCGGTATAAGCAGTTGGAGGATATTGATCGAAAATACTTGAAGCAGGGAAAGCCTGTTGTATCCGATTATCATATTTCCAAGAATATGATTTTTGCAAAACGTACACTTAAAGACCACCAGTATGATAAATACAATCAGATTTTCCATATTTTAACTAATGACATGCCCAGGCCTAATATTATGATATATTTACATGCTAGTTTAGATACTTTGTTAGAGCGAATCCGTAAACGGGGGCGTTCTTTGGAACAAAATATACAGGCATCTTATTTAGAACAGTTATCTCATGATTATGAAGTATTTATGAATCAGTTTGAAACGGAAAATCCGGAAATTCCAGTGATCCGCTTTAATGGGGATGAGCTGGATTTTGTAAATAGACAAGAGGACTTGGAATACGTCCTGAAAAAGGTGGAAAAGTCATTAAAAGAGGGGGAAGCCGTACTATGA